One window of Amaranthus tricolor cultivar Red isolate AtriRed21 chromosome 13, ASM2621246v1, whole genome shotgun sequence genomic DNA carries:
- the LOC130798231 gene encoding transcription factor MYB35-like — protein sequence MVRSPCCDKLNAKKGGWLHHKDATNFLYSSKHVISNWSPVPRKIGPKRCGKNCRVKWSKYYVKPDLSHEGFTKHEEELIIKLHAAVGSRWGLIAHQLPGRTENDIKNHWNTKLRKKLTEMGIDPITHKPFSQILADYGNIGGISRSSEPPKSIGTIPKDFKKVVTSNLLKPALSSALPSYTFHSNSQITHNISPIQHNNNNHTISNTSSHSLGLLSQLHAISFVTEGQNNDFFGLNSTESLSNSSTSACSPSYKSPESFSWHDFLLEDAFKPAQKPALEQEGSNVTDYLVIPASGNGGTNCKNEIQGANNQVLPSSDGSSFLEAMLDQENDMFLSFPGLMEDPLY from the exons ATGGTGAGATCTCCATGTTGTGATAAACTAAATGCAAAGAAGGGAGGTTGGCTACATCACAAGGATGCTACAAATTTTTTATACTCATCAAAGCATGTCATTTCAAATTGGAGTCCTGTTCcaagaaaaatag GGCCAAAAAGATGTGGGAAGAATTGCAGGGTAAAGTGGAGTAAATATTATGTGAAGCCTGATTTAAGTCATGAGGGTTTCACTAAACATGAAGAGGAGCTTATTATTAAGCTTCATGCTGCTGTTGGTAGCAG GTGGGGTCTAATAGCACATCAACTACCAGGAAGAACAGAAAATGACATAAAAAACCATTGGAATACcaaattaaggaagaaattaaCTGAAATGGGGATCGATCCCATTACTCACAAACCATTTTCCCAAATCCTAGCAGATTATGGTAACATTGGTGGTATCTCTAGGTCATCTGAACCCCCAAAATCTATAGGAACTATCccaaaagactttaaaaaagtCGTTACATCCAACCTTCTAAAACCCGCCCTATCTTCTGCTTTACCTTCCTACACTTTTCACTCGAACTCGCAAATTACTCACAATATTTCACCTATACAACACAACAATAACAACCATACTATTTCTAACACTTCTAGTCACTCTCTAGGCCTTTTGTCTCAGCTACATGCCATAAGTTTTGTGACCGAAGGACAAAACAACGATTTTTTTGGCCTAAATTCGACTGAATCATTGTCGAATTCATCAACGTCAGCTTGCTCTCCGAGCTATAAATCCCCTGAGAGTTTCAGTTGGCATGATTTTCTCCTAGAAGACGCGTTCAAACCAGCTCAAAAACCGGCATTGGAACAAGAAGGGAGTAATGTAACAGATTATTTGGTGATACCAGCATCAGGAAATGGGGGGACTAATTGTAAGAATGAAATCCAAGGTGCTAATAATCAGGTCTTACCAAGTTCAGATGGTTCATCATTTTTAGAGGCTATGTTGGATCAAGAAAATGATATGTTTTTGAGCTTTCCTGGGCTTATGGAAGACCCTTTATACTAG